Proteins from a genomic interval of Schaalia odontolytica:
- the lnt gene encoding apolipoprotein N-acyltransferase, which produces MSHREILQRASLAHACADALVAAVAGVALYASFPPVGWWWLSIPALALFFSRVDQARAPRAAAVTVAFGMSMWLPLLDWIPLSVGSRPPWFALALVQTLFLLAWVIPVRWVQAWPWARGPLAQATVYALSWSGVEVARSRWPWSGFPWGSVALPQVDSPLGHLAPYGGTPVVACGVVFIAVLVRRMFAHRDAATRDERWFSRPLLAAVALACYVTPAVIALPNQAQEGFLRVGVVQGGIALPGAQAYRREGEVTGNNARATMQLARERQVSSHPIDLALWGEGSVDRDPLAFPGVAERVNEASEAVGAPILMGYTNLNERDRVKNWLAVWEPGVGVDENARYSKHVPVPFGEFIPFREFISSFATEVAQSSRDMEAGSEPPLMTVTARDGKAVPLAVGICFEAAYPTVIGQGVTLGGQMIVTPSNNYHFRSSGESAQQGQLLRMRAMEYSRSAIQASTTGHSYVIRPDGTVLSATGTEQSATLIADVPLRSSMTLTARAGDRLPMAVMAAAAAIGLVGLAGAWRLHSQRRRHPARAHSASSGQNVTHD; this is translated from the coding sequence GTGAGTCATCGGGAAATCCTACAGCGAGCGTCCCTGGCCCACGCGTGCGCGGATGCTCTCGTCGCCGCTGTGGCGGGAGTGGCGCTGTACGCGTCCTTTCCGCCGGTGGGCTGGTGGTGGCTCTCGATCCCGGCGCTCGCACTGTTCTTCTCGCGGGTCGACCAGGCTCGGGCCCCCAGAGCCGCGGCGGTGACGGTGGCCTTCGGGATGAGCATGTGGCTCCCGCTGCTCGACTGGATTCCTCTCTCCGTTGGGTCTCGTCCACCGTGGTTTGCATTGGCTCTTGTTCAAACACTGTTCCTCCTCGCGTGGGTCATCCCCGTCAGGTGGGTGCAGGCGTGGCCGTGGGCCCGCGGACCGCTCGCGCAGGCAACCGTTTACGCGCTGTCGTGGTCGGGGGTCGAGGTCGCGCGATCTCGCTGGCCGTGGTCGGGTTTCCCGTGGGGCTCGGTAGCCCTACCCCAGGTGGATTCTCCGTTGGGACACCTCGCTCCCTACGGCGGCACCCCGGTCGTGGCATGCGGCGTCGTTTTCATCGCGGTTCTTGTGCGCAGGATGTTCGCCCACCGCGACGCCGCTACTCGGGACGAGCGCTGGTTCTCGCGTCCGCTTCTGGCCGCCGTCGCGCTCGCGTGCTACGTGACGCCCGCTGTCATCGCGCTGCCCAATCAGGCGCAGGAAGGCTTCTTGCGCGTCGGCGTCGTGCAGGGCGGCATCGCGCTCCCGGGCGCGCAAGCCTACAGGCGCGAGGGAGAGGTGACGGGCAACAACGCCCGTGCGACGATGCAGTTGGCGCGCGAGCGACAGGTGAGTTCCCATCCGATCGACCTGGCGCTGTGGGGCGAAGGCTCCGTTGACCGTGACCCGCTGGCGTTTCCCGGGGTGGCCGAGCGCGTCAACGAGGCGTCCGAGGCGGTTGGGGCACCGATTCTGATGGGTTACACAAACCTCAACGAGCGCGACCGAGTGAAGAACTGGCTCGCGGTGTGGGAGCCCGGTGTTGGGGTTGATGAGAATGCTCGCTACTCCAAACACGTGCCCGTGCCGTTCGGCGAGTTCATTCCTTTCCGCGAGTTCATTTCCTCCTTTGCCACGGAGGTCGCTCAGTCGAGCAGGGACATGGAGGCCGGTAGTGAGCCTCCCCTGATGACGGTCACGGCGCGCGACGGTAAAGCGGTCCCACTCGCGGTGGGCATTTGTTTCGAAGCCGCCTATCCCACGGTCATCGGCCAGGGGGTCACGCTCGGCGGCCAGATGATCGTCACCCCGTCGAACAACTACCATTTCCGTTCCTCGGGGGAGTCCGCCCAGCAGGGGCAGCTCCTGCGCATGCGTGCAATGGAGTACTCGCGCAGCGCCATTCAGGCGTCGACAACGGGTCATTCCTACGTCATTCGCCCCGATGGGACGGTGCTGTCCGCCACCGGCACGGAGCAGTCGGCGACGCTCATCGCGGACGTTCCGCTCCGCTCCTCGATGACACTGACGGCGCGCGCGGGGGATCGCCTCCCCATGGCAGTCATGGCCGCCGCCGCAGCGATCGGCCTCGTCGGCCTCGCCGGAGCGTGGAGGCTTCACTCCCAGCGGCGGCGCCACCCAGCGCGTGCACACAGTGCTTCAAGCGGGCAAAATGTGACTCATGACTAG
- a CDS encoding polyprenol monophosphomannose synthase: MTSAVCLAPSPVGDATLIVIPTYNEMSTLPSVLEQIWEHVPAAHVLIVDDSSPDGTGEWVDQRRAGEERLHVLHRPAKSGLATAYVDGMGWGIEAGFSFLLQMDADGSHRPSDLPKLLARMGGPDRPDLVIGSRWVRGGKVNGWSAKRVALSKAGNYYVRLCLGTPVRDATAGLRVHRCAFLAAHGVLERVSTTGFGFQVEMTERERSLGAVIREVPITFDERIAGESKLDSSIFVEELAMVTKGGLSRLAQAARSALGARR; the protein is encoded by the coding sequence ATGACTAGTGCCGTGTGTCTTGCTCCTTCGCCGGTTGGCGACGCCACGCTGATCGTGATTCCCACCTACAACGAAATGTCGACGCTGCCGAGCGTGTTGGAGCAAATCTGGGAGCATGTGCCCGCCGCGCACGTCTTGATCGTCGACGATTCGTCTCCGGATGGGACGGGGGAGTGGGTGGACCAACGCCGGGCGGGGGAGGAACGCCTACACGTTCTCCATCGCCCTGCTAAGTCAGGCTTGGCAACCGCGTACGTGGATGGAATGGGCTGGGGGATCGAGGCAGGGTTCTCGTTCCTCCTGCAGATGGATGCCGATGGTTCCCACCGTCCCTCGGACCTGCCGAAGCTGCTTGCCCGGATGGGCGGACCCGACCGGCCCGATCTGGTCATCGGATCGAGATGGGTCCGCGGAGGAAAGGTCAACGGCTGGTCCGCCAAGCGCGTGGCCCTGTCGAAGGCGGGCAACTATTATGTCCGACTGTGCCTGGGCACTCCCGTCCGTGACGCGACCGCGGGGCTACGCGTGCACCGCTGTGCCTTCCTGGCCGCTCACGGTGTCTTGGAGCGCGTGAGCACGACGGGCTTTGGCTTCCAGGTCGAGATGACCGAACGTGAGCGTTCCCTGGGCGCAGTGATCCGGGAGGTTCCGATCACGTTTGACGAGCGCATAGCCGGCGAATCCAAGCTTGATTCGTCGATCTTTGTTGAGGAGCTCGCCATGGTGACAAAAGGCGGCCTGAGCCGCTTGGCTCAGGCCGCGCGCTCGGCGCTCGGTGCGCGCCGCTAG
- a CDS encoding RNA polymerase-binding protein RbpA → MADRALRGMQIGAKSLESEDGVVFADRFVVRYLCPNGHEFEVTLSSEATPPATWECKCGQAADLIGETEDDEEYKPVKPQRTHWDMLLERRSIEELEVVLGEQLTSYREGRLRPEGHYRKG, encoded by the coding sequence ATGGCAGACCGCGCACTGCGTGGCATGCAGATCGGCGCCAAGTCCCTCGAATCTGAGGACGGCGTCGTCTTCGCCGATCGTTTCGTCGTTCGTTACCTGTGCCCGAACGGACACGAGTTTGAGGTGACTCTCTCCAGCGAGGCCACGCCTCCGGCGACCTGGGAATGCAAGTGCGGTCAGGCGGCCGATCTGATCGGCGAAACCGAGGACGACGAGGAATACAAGCCGGTCAAGCCCCAACGCACCCACTGGGACATGCTCCTTGAGCGTCGTTCCATCGAGGAACTGGAGGTCGTTCTTGGCGAGCAGTTGACCAGCTACCGCGAGGGTCGGCTGCGTCCCGAGGGCCACTATCGCAAGGGCTAG
- a CDS encoding phosphatase PAP2 family protein, producing MTNDDTHSPRRPHPIREVVMLSLACLSYSLLSYLAPVTKHAALAHAHDIARFEARAGLFMEPGVNRWLSTHPGLAQLASIQYAATFFLMTGAALLILWIKAPAYYSRARWTLVVMTLGALVTYWTYPLAPPRLVDDFGVVDAVAHHTSSYSQLFGTLANPYGAMPSMHTGWALWVAFMLGTYVWRSWWARVLLSFHPILTVVTIIATGNHYVVDAAAAFVYFLLAWLFVTRIFRALPSKVRTFRKTS from the coding sequence ATGACGAACGACGACACCCACTCCCCACGCAGGCCTCACCCGATCCGCGAGGTTGTCATGCTGTCGCTCGCATGCTTGTCCTACTCACTCCTGTCCTACCTCGCACCCGTCACGAAGCACGCCGCGCTCGCGCACGCCCACGACATCGCCCGCTTCGAGGCCCGCGCCGGCCTCTTTATGGAACCCGGCGTTAACCGATGGCTGTCCACGCACCCGGGCCTCGCCCAGCTGGCCTCCATCCAGTACGCCGCAACGTTCTTTCTCATGACTGGCGCGGCGCTGCTTATTCTGTGGATCAAGGCACCCGCCTACTACAGCCGGGCACGGTGGACCCTCGTCGTCATGACGCTTGGCGCGCTTGTGACCTACTGGACCTATCCGCTGGCTCCCCCGCGCCTCGTCGACGACTTCGGCGTCGTTGACGCCGTCGCCCATCACACCTCCTCCTACTCCCAGCTCTTTGGAACACTTGCTAACCCCTACGGCGCGATGCCCTCGATGCACACCGGCTGGGCGCTGTGGGTGGCCTTCATGCTCGGCACCTACGTGTGGCGCTCGTGGTGGGCACGCGTGTTGCTCTCCTTTCATCCCATCCTGACCGTTGTGACAATCATCGCGACCGGCAACCACTACGTCGTCGACGCAGCGGCCGCCTTCGTCTACTTTCTCCTCGCCTGGCTCTTTGTCACCCGCATCTTCCGTGCCTTACCGAGCAAGGTGAGAACGTTCCGCAAGACGTCCTAG
- a CDS encoding Hsp70 family protein — translation MRFGVDFGTTTTAIAFVDRGNYPVVSFVNNQDDTVDFIPSVLALDGDRLVYGFDAQDAARDGAPHLRSFKRLLSDQSVTDTSTLRLGNHSIPIIDALTGFLTYAAHQLRTNSSVATVPESEPLEALVGVPAHAWSAQRFLTLEAFRRAGWDVLAMVNEPSAAGFEYTHRHAGTLNSKRTAILVYDLGGGTFDASVVSATGTLHEVMGSRGLNMVGGDDFDTVLATLLASAAGTDSGRLGDASWERLLEDSRAAKENLSPSTKFITVAVDSVPVTITVADFYDACTPLVEATMSAMEPLLVRDEAGESKLGGDIAGLYVVGGGSQLPLVARALRSRFGRRVHRSPHTAASTAIGLAIGADPDAAYTVREQLSRGVGVFREREAGSFISFDTLLEPNTELAPGETLTIKRRYRAAHNIGYFRFVEYSSFDEAGVPRGDLQPYGEVIFPFDPSLRGTDIDLAAMPVVRTEEGPLIEESYIVDENGMVTVEIADVEDGFTVSCPLGRR, via the coding sequence ATGAGATTCGGAGTTGATTTTGGCACCACGACCACAGCGATCGCTTTCGTCGATCGGGGGAACTATCCGGTCGTTTCCTTTGTGAATAACCAAGACGACACCGTGGACTTCATTCCTTCCGTGCTTGCTCTTGACGGCGATCGTCTGGTGTACGGCTTTGACGCGCAAGACGCCGCCCGCGACGGAGCTCCTCACCTGCGGTCTTTCAAGCGACTGCTCTCCGACCAGTCGGTGACCGACACATCGACCCTACGCCTGGGGAACCACTCGATTCCGATCATCGATGCGCTCACGGGCTTCCTCACGTATGCCGCGCATCAGCTCCGCACGAACTCCTCCGTCGCGACCGTGCCGGAATCGGAGCCCCTTGAGGCGCTCGTCGGCGTCCCGGCGCACGCGTGGTCCGCCCAGCGTTTTCTGACGCTGGAGGCCTTCCGCCGCGCCGGTTGGGATGTGCTGGCGATGGTGAATGAGCCATCGGCCGCAGGTTTTGAGTACACGCATCGTCACGCCGGGACGCTGAACTCCAAGCGCACGGCGATCCTGGTCTACGATCTTGGCGGCGGAACCTTCGATGCGTCCGTCGTCTCGGCCACGGGAACGCTTCACGAGGTCATGGGGTCGCGCGGCCTGAACATGGTCGGGGGCGACGACTTCGACACGGTACTTGCCACGCTTCTCGCTTCGGCCGCAGGCACGGACTCCGGTCGCCTCGGTGACGCGTCGTGGGAGCGCCTCCTGGAAGACTCTCGCGCGGCCAAGGAAAACCTGTCCCCGTCGACAAAGTTCATCACGGTAGCCGTCGATTCCGTGCCCGTGACGATCACGGTGGCAGACTTTTACGACGCGTGCACTCCCCTCGTCGAGGCCACGATGAGCGCCATGGAGCCGCTGCTGGTGCGCGACGAGGCCGGGGAGTCGAAGCTCGGCGGCGACATCGCCGGTCTGTATGTCGTCGGTGGCGGTTCTCAGCTGCCCCTCGTCGCCCGCGCGCTGCGGTCGCGTTTCGGTCGGCGCGTTCACCGTTCACCCCACACCGCCGCTTCGACGGCCATCGGCTTGGCGATCGGGGCCGATCCGGACGCCGCATACACGGTGCGCGAGCAGCTCTCGCGCGGCGTCGGAGTCTTCCGCGAGCGTGAGGCCGGCAGCTTCATTTCCTTCGACACCCTCCTCGAGCCCAACACGGAGCTGGCTCCCGGCGAAACCCTCACGATCAAGCGTCGTTACCGCGCCGCCCACAACATCGGTTACTTCCGCTTCGTGGAGTACTCGTCCTTCGACGAGGCCGGGGTACCGCGGGGGGACCTCCAGCCCTACGGCGAGGTCATCTTCCCCTTCGATCCCAGCCTGCGTGGTACCGACATCGATCTGGCGGCAATGCCGGTGGTTCGCACCGAGGAGGGCCCCCTCATCGAGGAGTCCTACATCGTCGACGAGAACGGCATGGTGACGGTTGAGATCGCCGATGTCGAGGATGGCTTCACGGTGAGTTGCCCCCTCGGGCGCCGCTAG
- a CDS encoding MerR family transcriptional regulator, translating to MSAQANAAAPRQGMLFGDPLEGLDTDEMGYRGPVACNAAGITYRQLDYWARTGLLQPSIRAARGSGSQRLYSFRDILVLKVVKKLLDAGVSLQQVRVAVASLQNRGVDDLASITLMSDGASVYECTSTDEVIDLLQGGQGVFGIAVGRVWREVEGSLAELPLERSEPALVDELAQRRRSKLSAS from the coding sequence GTGAGTGCACAAGCGAACGCTGCCGCGCCCCGGCAAGGCATGCTTTTTGGCGACCCACTCGAGGGCCTGGACACGGATGAGATGGGCTACCGGGGACCCGTGGCATGCAATGCGGCGGGCATCACCTATCGGCAGCTGGACTACTGGGCCAGGACGGGTCTCCTGCAGCCCTCCATTCGGGCTGCTCGCGGCTCGGGCTCGCAGCGCCTCTATTCCTTCCGAGACATCCTGGTCCTGAAGGTCGTCAAGAAGCTCCTGGACGCGGGCGTCTCGCTCCAGCAGGTCCGGGTTGCGGTGGCGTCCCTGCAGAACAGGGGAGTGGATGATCTCGCCTCCATCACCCTCATGAGTGACGGTGCATCGGTCTACGAATGCACGTCGACCGATGAGGTCATTGACCTTCTTCAGGGGGGACAGGGGGTCTTCGGCATCGCGGTTGGTCGCGTGTGGCGTGAGGTCGAAGGATCCCTCGCGGAGCTTCCGCTTGAGCGCTCGGAGCCTGCTCTCGTCGATGAGCTTGCGCAGCGACGACGCTCCAAGCTTTCGGCGTCCTAA
- the ftsR gene encoding transcriptional regulator FtsR: protein MAEALARGRRRVFGAEATSWPRDVDHSPELSIGRVVDALKEEFPAISLSKIRYLESEGLVSPARTGSGYRKYSAADVERLRYVLAEQRDSFTPLSVIRTQLDALDAGHTPARRRVAQVVSSEGQTVSLGGRRAIPAADLSDLTGVDMDTLERYSRLGLITPDLAGYFPSTCIQVVATIARLECAGVDVRVLRSVRQGAERSADIIDQAVSSQRGRGRGADRERARARAMELGDLFAELHRDMLTVAMSALTDEGA from the coding sequence GTGGCTGAGGCTCTCGCGCGCGGGCGTCGGCGCGTCTTTGGAGCGGAGGCGACGTCGTGGCCACGCGACGTTGACCACTCGCCCGAGCTGTCCATTGGCCGCGTCGTTGATGCGCTCAAAGAGGAGTTTCCGGCAATCTCCCTGTCCAAGATTCGCTACCTGGAAAGCGAGGGACTGGTATCCCCGGCGCGTACGGGATCCGGTTATCGCAAGTACTCCGCAGCAGACGTCGAGAGGCTCCGGTACGTCCTTGCCGAACAGCGCGATTCCTTTACGCCGCTGAGCGTGATTCGCACCCAATTGGACGCGCTCGACGCAGGCCACACCCCCGCGCGCAGGCGCGTGGCGCAGGTCGTTTCCTCCGAGGGGCAGACCGTGTCTCTGGGGGGACGCCGAGCAATTCCCGCCGCTGATCTGTCGGACCTGACCGGCGTCGACATGGACACCCTGGAACGCTATAGCCGCCTCGGACTGATCACCCCTGACCTGGCCGGATACTTTCCGTCGACGTGCATTCAGGTGGTGGCTACGATCGCGCGGCTCGAGTGTGCGGGGGTCGACGTTCGGGTCCTGAGGTCCGTGCGTCAGGGCGCGGAGCGCAGCGCCGATATCATCGACCAGGCGGTATCGTCCCAGCGTGGACGAGGCCGAGGCGCCGATCGTGAACGTGCCCGCGCGCGGGCGATGGAGCTGGGCGACCTATTCGCCGAGCTGCATCGGGACATGTTAACGGTGGCGATGTCTGCTCTGACCGATGAGGGGGCTTAG
- a CDS encoding FHA domain-containing protein, producing MSDNQPFDPTATSIFGLTPVAEDVDEAPVALSARDREAVEALPAGSALLIVQRGPNTGARFLLDPDVTNAGRSPKADIFLDDVTVSRKHCQFIASNGGHIVRDSGSLNGTYVNRERVDSIELHAGDEVQIGKYRLTYQPSTKRA from the coding sequence ATGTCTGACAACCAACCGTTTGACCCCACTGCAACCTCCATCTTTGGCTTGACGCCTGTGGCGGAGGATGTCGACGAGGCCCCCGTTGCGCTGTCCGCTCGCGATCGGGAGGCGGTGGAAGCCCTGCCCGCAGGGTCGGCCTTGCTCATCGTCCAGCGCGGTCCCAACACCGGCGCGCGTTTCCTCCTCGATCCCGACGTGACCAATGCCGGGCGCTCGCCCAAGGCGGACATCTTCCTCGACGACGTGACCGTCTCGCGCAAGCACTGCCAGTTCATCGCCTCCAACGGCGGGCACATCGTGCGTGACTCTGGCTCCCTCAACGGCACCTATGTCAACCGCGAGCGTGTCGACTCGATCGAGTTGCACGCGGGCGATGAGGTTCAGATCGGCAAGTATCGCCTGACGTACCAGCCGTCCACCAAGCGGGCGTAA
- a CDS encoding DUF881 domain-containing protein — protein MSTEIEQENGTGTDETPARVSQPGREGRGGRLWAQARGAFFALPRGLHAVMLIIFMVLGFALVTQVRSQRSDPLEGLSEQDLVTVLDELGTQEQNLRTRRGELASELEELQGAADEADAREQAARKAAQQAQIAAGTIAVHGPGVSLSIVDPGANLTPTQFVMTLGELRNAGAEAIELNGVRLSTRSAFTGQAGGIIVDGTPIASPYTWNVIGESQTIATALEIQAGSAAQMRAKGALVSITPSADIEITSLATPRPPQYATYG, from the coding sequence ATGAGCACCGAGATCGAACAAGAGAATGGGACGGGCACCGATGAAACTCCCGCGCGGGTGAGTCAGCCGGGGCGCGAGGGGCGGGGCGGGCGCCTGTGGGCGCAAGCCAGGGGAGCCTTCTTCGCGCTGCCGCGCGGCCTGCACGCCGTCATGCTCATCATCTTTATGGTTCTCGGCTTCGCCCTGGTCACGCAGGTTCGTTCCCAGCGATCCGACCCCCTTGAGGGGCTGTCCGAGCAGGACCTCGTCACCGTGCTGGATGAACTGGGGACGCAGGAACAGAACCTGCGTACGCGGCGCGGGGAACTCGCGAGCGAACTGGAGGAGCTGCAGGGTGCGGCCGACGAGGCGGACGCTCGGGAGCAGGCCGCCCGCAAGGCGGCCCAGCAGGCACAGATCGCGGCCGGTACGATCGCCGTCCACGGGCCCGGAGTGTCGCTGAGCATCGTCGATCCCGGCGCCAACCTGACCCCCACGCAGTTCGTCATGACGCTCGGAGAGCTGCGTAACGCCGGAGCGGAGGCAATAGAACTCAACGGCGTCCGTCTCTCCACGCGCTCTGCGTTCACCGGGCAAGCCGGGGGAATCATCGTCGATGGCACACCCATCGCGTCGCCGTACACGTGGAACGTGATCGGGGAGTCACAGACGATTGCGACGGCGCTCGAGATCCAGGCGGGTTCGGCGGCCCAGATGAGGGCGAAGGGGGCACTCGTCTCGATCACGCCGAGCGCTGACATCGAGATCACGTCGCTCGCGACGCCACGACCGCCCCAGTACGCAACCTACGGGTAA
- a CDS encoding small basic family protein, with protein sequence MIAVIGLIIGIALGVLLDPTVPAWLTPFLPVAVVAGLDALFGAGRAWLEGRFADRVFVTSFFWNVVVACLLVFLGTQLGVGSAMTTAVVVVLGIRIFSNTASIRRLLLKA encoded by the coding sequence GTGATTGCAGTCATCGGCTTGATCATCGGTATTGCCCTCGGGGTTCTCCTGGACCCGACGGTTCCAGCGTGGTTGACTCCCTTCCTGCCGGTCGCCGTGGTTGCCGGCCTCGACGCCCTCTTCGGGGCGGGGCGCGCGTGGCTGGAAGGGCGCTTTGCCGACCGTGTCTTCGTCACCTCCTTCTTTTGGAATGTCGTGGTCGCCTGCCTCCTGGTGTTCCTGGGAACCCAACTCGGGGTCGGATCGGCCATGACGACCGCCGTTGTCGTTGTGTTGGGCATCCGGATCTTCTCCAACACCGCGTCCATTCGCCGTCTGCTTTTGAAGGCCTGA
- a CDS encoding DUF881 domain-containing protein, with amino-acid sequence MRQSGPVSGEPGEAVDARPGSADPAASMSLLTSLLANPLDAGYEHYRGGLGSRRVRAAGKAGVLLVAIALGFGSVVAISSLRHPAGDVKADLRTQASSRSREVADLRDDVQSLGSQIERFTHAGSAQDGDGVQDMSLAASPVSGPGIVVTLSDRSGPGKGSGAVRDQDLAMVVNAMWSAGADAVSVNGQRIGPDTFVRKAGSAILVNVTPVSSPYEVAAIGDANALSIALVRGATGDYLSAAQSVTGMTVSTKSVDTLSMAGLSPAIAQYATPLSTHSEGDPQ; translated from the coding sequence GTGAGGCAGAGCGGTCCGGTGTCAGGCGAGCCGGGCGAGGCGGTTGACGCCCGCCCCGGCTCTGCGGACCCCGCCGCGTCCATGTCGTTGCTAACCTCTCTGCTGGCAAACCCCCTGGACGCCGGTTACGAGCACTACCGTGGTGGGCTCGGCTCACGCAGGGTCAGAGCCGCCGGAAAGGCCGGTGTTCTCCTCGTCGCGATCGCGCTCGGCTTCGGCTCGGTTGTCGCGATATCCTCCCTGCGCCACCCGGCCGGTGACGTCAAGGCGGACCTGAGGACGCAGGCCTCATCCCGCTCTCGGGAGGTCGCAGACCTCCGCGATGACGTGCAGTCGCTGGGCAGCCAGATCGAGCGCTTCACTCACGCCGGTTCCGCGCAGGACGGTGATGGCGTTCAGGACATGTCCCTGGCCGCGTCGCCCGTCTCGGGACCCGGTATCGTCGTGACCCTGTCAGACCGCAGCGGCCCGGGGAAGGGCAGCGGAGCGGTGCGCGATCAGGACCTCGCGATGGTCGTGAACGCCATGTGGTCGGCGGGAGCGGATGCGGTTTCCGTCAACGGCCAACGGATAGGTCCCGACACCTTCGTACGCAAGGCCGGGTCTGCGATTCTCGTCAACGTCACGCCCGTGTCATCCCCCTACGAGGTCGCCGCCATCGGTGACGCCAACGCGCTGTCCATCGCGCTCGTGCGCGGAGCGACCGGCGACTACCTGTCTGCCGCCCAGTCGGTCACAGGAATGACCGTCTCGACGAAGAGCGTCGATACCCTGTCCATGGCAGGTCTCTCCCCGGCCATTGCCCAGTATGCAACCCCACTGTCCACGCACAGCGAAGGAGACCCACAGTGA